The genome window TTTAGCGGGTGAATTTTTTATGCTTAATATATCCGTAGACGATACAGTTAAAGGCGAGCAACCAGACACCTCATCGCTGTTAAAAGACTTTGTGGTAGGCCCAACAAGCTTAAGTTCTCGTACCAACATTATTAATGGCAGCATTAATAAACAAACCACGTGGTCAGTTAAATTAATGACCCGTGCAGAGGGCGATTACACTATTCCGGCATTTAGCGTTGCAGGGTTAACCTCACAGCCTATTAAATTAAAAGTGGCAAAACGCTCAGTTGATGCAGATAAAAATAACGAAATATTTTTAAAAACGTCGCTCTCAAGTAATTCATTATTTGTGCAAGAAGCCGGTGTTTACACTATTAAGCTTTACCTTGCGAAAGAGCTGCTTGATGGCAGCTTAAGCACACCAAATATGGAAGATGCTCAGCTAACCCAATTGGGTAAACAAACTGAAAGCTATGAGCTTGTTGATGGTAAACGCTACCTTGTTATTACTCGCGAGTATTTGATTCAGCCACAAAAAAGCGGTGCGTACACTATTGCAGGCCCCGCTTTTCAAGGACGAGTACAACAAAATTATCGTCAGTTAGAAGTGTCAGCTCTTGGCGACGATCAGCAAGTAGAAATCAAACCAATTCCGAGTGACTATAAAGGTGCATGGTTACCAAGCGAGCTAGTTAGTCTTGATGAAGAATGGCAACCTAACGACAACACCGTAGAAGTAGGTACGCCTATAACACGTACTATTACACTTACTGCGCTTGGGGTTACAAAAGAGCAATTACCTGAAATCTCTATGCCTACCATTGATGGCATACGCAGCTACCCTGATAAAAAAGAAAATAACAATGCAGTACGTGACGGACGCGTTGTATCGCAGCAAACTGCATCGTATGCATTACTGCCGCAAAAACCAGGTACTTACACTTTACCTGAAATACAGCTGCCTTGGTTTAATACTAAAATGAACCGTATTAGCGTAGCTACATTACCAAAGCGCACTATAACGGTAACGCCAAGTAGTACCGCACCTAATACCGCTGTGGCAAACCCACAATCAAACCCAAACAATTTACCTGCTATTGAAAATATTTCGAATGAAGCGACAGGCACACAACGTATTGAAACTAAAAGTGATACTCCTCTTTGGTTAATAGTTGTTGCCGCTTTAGGGTATATTTTATGGATTGGTACTGTAATTTTTTACTTAATGACCCGTTCTACTAAAAATACGACTGAGAAATTACAACCAAACAACCGTGATATTTCTCAGCCGAGCTTAAATGAGCTTAAAACGCTCGCTAAAACGAACGATGTGAAAGCTTTTTACACCGCATTAAATAGTTTTTCTGTAAAGGTGACTCACAAAAATGTTGGCGCTATTGATGAGCTTTGCTATCGCGTAAAGAGCAGCGAGCTTAATGGCCTCATTAGCCAATTGCAGGCACAACTTTATAGTAATAAAGGCGCAAACACGGATCTTAATGCTATTATTAAAATTCTTGAGAACTATCAAACTCAAGCATCAAAGTCGCAACAAGCTGTATTAAAAGACCTTTATGATTAATAACTACGATACTCAGGTCTTTTTTTGCAATAAATAATAATTTTTAATTAAAAAAGTGCTTATGCTTGGAAAGAAAAAATCAAACAATCAGGTCTTAATCGATATGGCAGAGAAACAAAAGCGTTATGAAGCCTTGGTCCACGTTTACAATAAAGAGCTTTATCGCTTTGCTTATTGGTTATGCCGTGATCCGCACATAGCAGATGATTTAGTACAAGAAACGTTTTTACGCGCGTGGCGTTCTCTCGACTCTTTACTTGATCAAAAGGCAGCTAAACCTTGGCTGCTTACTATATTACGAAGAGAAAATGCGCGCCGATTTGAACGTAAACAGTTTGATTACAGCGACGTAGAAAACGATACGCTTGTTGATGAAACCAGCCACTCATTAGATGATGAAATGGAGCAAACGGTTATCCAACGCCAGATTGCCCTGTTATCTGATGAATACCGAGAGCCATTATTACTACAAGTTGTAATGGGCTGCTCTGGCGAAGAGATTGCAGGTATACTTAATTTAAATAAAAACACGGTAATGACTCGTTTATACCGTGCCCGAAATCAACTTAAAGAGGCTTTAAGCCGTGATGATGAACAACTTAAAGGGGCATCAAAATAATGGATGAACTTGAGTTTCGTCGCCGCACTATTGCGCAGCCAAACGACATTGACAAGGAGCTCATGGAGTTTGCTAACAATAACCCAGAGCGACAAAGTTTTATTAACGATATGAAAGATTTTGATAAATTTATTCAAGACTCTTTAGATATACCTGTGCCTGAAAACCTTGCAGACCGCATTCTTTTAAACACATCGTTAAAAGAAAAAGCACTACAAGAAGAGCAAGCAACAGGAAAAAATGTAGTTGATGCCCGCTCGCGTTTTAAGCTTGACCGCGTGCATCTTGCATTAGCTGCATCTTTTGTAGTGGCTATTAGTGCCTTCTTTTTTAGTACAGAGCAAAATATTGCACACGAAGCGGGTGAGCATGCGCTTGCCCATGTGTACTACGAAATTAGTGCGCTTGATAAAAAAGAGCCCATTAGCCTACAAAGCGTTAACGACAAGCTTGCAGTATTAGGTGGTCATCTTGATGAGCTTCCTGGTGATGTAACTTACGCTATGTTTTGTGATTTTAAAGGCGAAAAAGGGCTACATTTGATATTTGAGTCTGACTTTGGTCCTATGACGGTATTTATAGTGCCTTCTGAAAATAAATCATTTGGTTTTGGCGATGATAATTTCAAAGACGAGCGCTTTGAAGGTCATATTAACCGAGGCTCACAAGCAGATACTATTTTAGTGGCAAGTGTTGGAGCACCTCTAAATACTTATAACGAACGCGTTACTGGCGCTATTCGTTGGCTTTAAAATAAACAAATTTACCGCTTAGTTTCTACTGAGCGGTTTTTTGATTGTATACTCACCAACAAACCTTTTCTTTTATACCCAAAACCTCTGATTTTTAAAGTAATTAATTAAATTCCTAAAGAAAGTAAATTATAATCGCGGCTCGATTTTAATTAGGGAATTTCATGAAGAACATCATCGTTATTTTTTCATTATTGGCATTATTATGTACTGCCAGTTTTGATGCACACGCACGTAAAAAGTTTGGCAGTAGTAAACGTGGACAAACTCCTGCAACACAACAAACAGCACAAAAACAAAAAGCAGATACAACAACCCCAACAGCAGCACCTAAAGCCACATCAAATAAAAAAGGCATTATGGCTGGCGTTTTGGGTGGTCTTTTAGCTGGTGGCTTAATTGCAGCAATGTTAGGCGACGATTTTGAAGGTTTTCAGCTATTAGAAATGATTTTATTAGCTGGCGGACTCTTTATTTTATTTAAGCTAGTAACGGGCTTTTTACGTGCTAATCGTGTCCCACAACTTGCAAATGCCAGTGCAGGTACAAGTGCTCAGCAAAATGCTTTTAAACAAGCACCAATCGAGCAGCCAATGAGTACAGGCTTTGCTAACAGCGCGCCACAAGGTGAAATTGTGCCTTTTAATTTACCACCTAACTTTGACGTTAATGGCTTTTTGCAAGGTGCCCGTAGTCATTACCATACGCTACAAACTGCATGGAACAATGCCGATTACACCACAATGGCTGAATACTTAAGCCCTGCACTTGTTGCCGAATTTAAAGCTGAACGTGAAGCTATACAAAGCGTAGAAACAGAAGTGATGTTTATTGATGCCGAACTTGTGCGCGCAGATACAAACGCGCAATCGTGGCAGGCTAGTGTTCGCTTTAAAGGTAAGTACCGTGATTTAGGCGATAAAAAAGAACAGCATATTTTAGAAATTTGGCACTTAGAGCGTCTAATTTCAGACGATGCTCCATGGCTAATAGTGGGTGTTGAAGATTTAATTGATACTCAATAAGCTTTTATTATTTTAAACACCGCGCTTTTTAGCGCGGTGTTTTTTTATTTAAAAAACAATTGATTTACCGCGCCCTGATGCTTCAGAAGCGGCATCTAATTGACCCTCTTTATTAATAATAACGTGTAAGTCACCAAAGTGTCTCTCGTCTATGGTGTAACCCATTTTTGTAAGCTCTGCTTTTACGCTATCGGTTAAACCAATGTGCGTTCTAATTATATTTTTAGGCCACAATTGATGATGAAAACGAGGGCTATTTACAACCTGCTCTGCACTCATATCAAACTCTACTGCATTTAAGATAGATTCGTACACAGAGCTAATAATGGTTGTGCCACCAGGCGAGCCTATCACCATTTTAACGGTGTTGTCTTTAAGTAGTATTGTAGGCGTCATAGAACTCAACATACGCTTGTGTGGCTGTATTTCATTAGCTTTACCGCCTATTGCACCAAACACATTCATAACGCCTGGTTTGGCGCTAAAGTCGTCCATTTCATCATTTAAAATAAATCCCGCACCTTCAACAACGACACCACTACCAAACCCTAGGTTTATTGTGGTGGTATTTGCTACAGCGTTACCCATTTTATCAACAATTGAAAAGTGCGTAGTTTGCTCACTTTCTTTAAGGCCCGGTTTAATATTTTCGGTAGTCGAGATAGCGGTTAACGAAATGCCATTACTGCGCTCTTTAAGGTAGTTAATATTAGTTAATGCGTTGACTGGAACATCAAAAAAATCAGGATCGCCTAAATACTCTGCTCTATCTGCAAATACACGTTTACCTATTTCAGAAAGTAAGTGCACATACTGAGTAGAGTTATGCGCTAAGCCTGCATCTGGTTTTTGTAACTCATACATTTTGAGCCACTGTAAAATAGCAATACCACCTGAACTCGGCGGTGGCGAAGTAAGTACTTCATAACCATTCCAACTCGCTTTAATGGGTGTACGTGATTTAGCGGTATAATTTTTTAAATCATCTTGATTAATAATACCGCCATGCTGGTGCATAAATTTAGCAATAATATTTGCAGTCTCGCCTTTATAAAATCCATCTTGGCCGTTATCACGAATACGCTTTAGCGTTGCCGCTAGCTCGGGTTGCTTAAAGATTTTATTGGCTTTTACATCAGCAAAATATTTTTCAAAGTTTACATTTATTTTTTGCTCTTTTAGATGGGCTATATAATGGCTAACACCTTTTGCTAACTTAGGCGGAACTACAAACCCTTGCTCAGCCAACGTTACAGCAGGCTGTACTAGTGTTTCCCACTTTAAAGTGCCATGCTTTTGATGGGCAAGCCACATACCCGCTACACTGCCAGGTACACCGCTTGCGTGAATGCCATATATTGATTTGTTTGCAATAACATTACCTTGCTCATCTAAATACATATCACGATGAGCCGCTGTTGGCGCTGTTTCGCGATAATCTATAAAATCGCCTTTGCCATCTTTTTGAATAAGCATAAATCCCCCGCCGCCAATATTTCCGGCTTCAGGAAGCGTCACTGCAAGTACAAATTGTGCCGTAATAGCCGCATCAACAGCATTACCGCCTTGCTCTAATATACTTTTAGCAGCATCGGCACTGAACGAGTCAGGCATTGCGACCGCGCTTTGCGCTAAAGGCTGCGCCAAAACACTAAAAGTAGTGAACTGTAAAACCAGTACACTTTTGACGATTAATTTACGTGGTGAAAAAAACAATCCCATACAACATCCTTAATTTATTATTTTTGTTGCCCATATTAATGCACGTCATTTAAGGACAGGTCAATCTTTATACTGTTGATATTTAATCATCTTCAAACGTTTTTTGAATAAAGTACCGCGGGTAAGTCGCCTTGCTCATCTGTATGTGTATAATTTTTTATAAATTGCAGGCCTAACTTTTTCATTATTGTTATAGAGGCCGTATTATCTTTTAGTGCAGTTGCGCTTATCGCCTTAACGTCATCTTGCTTAATGAGTTCATCACATAATGCTAAAGCCGCCTCGGTTGCATAACCATGCCCCCAACTCGCTTGTTTAAAGCGCCAACCTATTTCAATATCGCTGTAATTTGGTGCATCACTAAAGAAATCCATAGGTCTTATTAATACCCAGCCAATAAATATATTGGTTTGCTTTATAGTGATACTCCACAGCCCCCAGCCTTTTAGCTCATTTCTATATGCGAGCATACGAGGCACTCCCTCATTTTTTATTTGCTCTAAAGAGGTAGGTACACCTCGCGTTAAATACTGCATTACGGCGGGGTCTTGGTCGAGTTCAAATAATTGAGGCCAATCGTGCTCACTCATTAATTTAAAATTTAATCGTTTTGTTACGGGGGCGTTCATTTTCATTGTTGTATAGTCTGCCTCGAATTAATTACCAGTCTCTAAAGGAGATAGCACATGAATAAATTAGCAGGTTTAGCTTTATTAGGCACTTTAATTACATTAACTGGTTGTGAAGATGCCAACGAAGTAAAAGAAGATGCAAAAGATAAAAGCGCACAAATGCAAGAAAAGCTTGGTGATGCATGGAACGACGTTAAAGAGACAACTAACGATCTTAAAAATGATGAGTCTTTAAACGAGCTATTAGAGCAAAGTAAAACAATGGGCTTAGACATGTACGACGACGGCAAAGAGATTGCGGTTGATGCATGGATTAAAAGCAAAGAAGCTGCTGGCGAGTTAACTGAAAAAACTAAGCAGAAAGCGCAAGAAATTGCTGACGAAATTGAGCAAGCGCGTAAAGAACATAACGAAGGTTAATTTAACTTTCGATAATAAAAAAGGAAAGCCTCGGCTTTCCTTTTTTGTTTTAAGCTATTTAGCCCAGATATGTGTTTACATATTTAGGGCTTATAAGCTCAAATTAACCTTTGTACTTACTCATAACTAAAGTCGCGTTTGTGCCACCAAAGCCAAAGCTATTAGACATTACAGTATTTAACTCAACGTCACGACGTTCAGTAATAATATCTAAACCTGCCGCTTGCTCATCTAGCTCATCAATATTAATTGAAGGCGCTACAAAGCTGTGCTCTAGCATTAATAATGAAAAGATAGCTTCGTGAACACCTGCAGCACCGAGGGCATGACCCGTCATTGCTTTAGTTGCGCTGATCATTGGTGACTTACCACCAAACACTTCTTGAATCGCACCAAGCTCTTTAACGTCGCCTACAGGTGTAGATGTACCATGCGTGTTTAAGTAATCAATGCTGTCTACATCTTGCATAGCTTGGCGCATACAACGTGCTGCACCTTCGCCAGATGGAGCAACCATGTCGTAGCCATCTGATGTTGCACCGTAACCAACAATTTCAGCGTAAATGTGCGCGCCACGTGCAAGTGCATGTTCAAGTTCTTCAACTACAACAATACCGCCGCCGCCAGATATAACAAAACCATCGCGATTTGCATCGTATGTACGAGACGCTTTTTCTGGTGTTTCGTTGTACTTAGTAGAAAGTGCGCCCATAGCGTCAAATTCCATTGCCAATGTCCAGTGTAGTTCTTCACCGCCACCAGCAAAAACAACATCTTGCTTACCTAATTGAATTTGTTCTACTGCATTACCAATACAATGCGCAGATGTTGCACATGCAGAGCTAATTGAGTAGTTAACACCTTTAATTTTAAAGGGTGTTGCTAAACAAGCAGATGTAGTGCTCGCCATAGTACGTGGAACCATATAAGGCCCTACACGTTTTACGCCTTTTTCACGTAAAATATCAGCAGCTTCTACCTGCCATTTAGACGAACCACCGCCAGAGCCAACAATAATACCCGTGCGCTCATTTGATACTTGGTCGTCAGACAAACCTGAGTCTTCAATTGCTTGAGTCATCGAAATATAAGAATATGCAGCAGCATCACCCATAAAGCGCATTGCTTTGCGGTCAACATGTGCTTTAACGTCAATATCAATTTTACCCGATACGTTACTACGTAACTTATAATCGGCAAATTCTTGGTTAAAAGCGATACCGCTTTTGCCCGTTTTTAACGATTCTAATACTTCTTCTTTGTTGTTACCAATGCTTGATACAACACCGATACCTGTAATTACAGCTCTTCTCATGGGTAATTCCCTTAGCTTAATACTTAATTGCATTCTATTTTACGCGAATTTAATCACCTAAGTGGTCAGCTTTCTAGCGTACACTTGTACTCTGAACTGCTAGCTTATAAATAACGCCAGACTATTACAAAGAAAACCCGTAAAATAATTAAAAATATATCTATAAATTTAAAAAATTATGATTAAGAACGCACATAGTCACATTAATAATTTAGGTACACCTTTGACTAATGACTCCGGTGATATTTATTTTTCTAATGACGATGGCTTAGCTCAATCGCATTATGTGTACTATGAGCAAAATAATATAGATGTACGATTACAAAATCATGACCAATCACATTTTGTTATTGCCGAAACCGGTTTTGGCACCGGTTTAAACTTTTTAAATACGTGGCAACGCTTTAAAGACCACCTTGAGCGGATGCAAGTTCAAAATGAATGTGAAAAAAGCGTAAAACGCCTACACTATATTTCGTTTGAAAAGAATCCCTTAACATTAACAGACTTAAAACAAGCATTAACCGCTTGGCCTACCTTAAGTTATTTTAGTGAGCAATTAACAGTAAACTACCCAATTAATTTAGAAGGATGCCACCGGCTCGAATTTAATAATGGCAATGTTGTTCTCGATTTATACTTTGGTGATGCGCTTGAATCAATACAAGCAATGAGCTATCCGCAAACAGGAATTGTTGATGCTTGGTATTTAAATGGGCCTGAGCCAAGTAAAAATCCTGATATGTGGCAGCAAAGTTTATTTAACTCCATGGCTGATATAACAAGAGCTAATGCAACCTTATCGACTTTTACTGCCGCTGACTTTGTTCAACGAGGATTAATAGAGGCTGGCTTTAGTACTAAAAAAGCCAAAAATTTTAATCAAAAAGAAGATATGCTTACTGGCCAACTTAAACATGTTAATAACGCTCAATCAACCCCCGCTTATTTTAATCAAGATAGCAGTACTTTAAAAAATGTAGCGGTCATTGGCGGTGGTATTGCCAGTAGCTGTATTTTATACAGCTTGGCTAAACGAGGCATAACCAGCCAATTATTCTGCCAAGATGAAAAGCCTGCAATGGGGGCATCGCACAATGTGCAAGGCGCTATTTACCCTCACCTACAAGCTAAAAACTCGCCACACAGTGAATTGTTTGCACATAGCTTTTTATACGCAAAACGTTTGTATAACCAGTTACTCAAAAACGGCTTTAGCTTTGATTACGATTGGTGCGGCGTATTACAACACGCAGTGAAAAAACCTCTCGCTGATAAGCACGAAAACTTAGCACAAAAGCAACTGTGGCCAACCCAGCTAATGCGTAACGTAACCGCAGAGCAAGGCGATGAAATAGCCGGCGTAACGACAGGTTATTCAGGCGTGTTTTTTGAACAAGGCGGCTGGGTTAACCCGCCACAATTAGTAAACGCTATGCTAAGCGCTGCAAATAGCATAAGCCCATTTAAAAGCCTATTTAACTGCAATATAAAGCAGCTTAAAAAAACTGATAGCGGTTGGTTTTTATTAACGAATGATGAGCAGCTAGGCCCGTTTAGCGATGTAATTATTTGTGCAGGCGAGCACAGCGATGCATTTGAGCAAACAAAAGCGCTACCTATAGTGGGCGTACGCGGTCAGGTTTCACATATTGAGGCAAGTGAGCAATCACGCAAACTTAAAACAGTGCTATGCCATAAAGGGTATTTTACCCCGGCTTATTTAGATCATCACTGTATGGGTGCCACATTTGAAAAAAACACTAAAAGCCGCCAAGTTACAGCGCTCGACAACCAATTAAACCAAGAGCAACTACTTAGCTTTTATCAGCAAAGTGAATTTGCCTCCACCCTTGGCAATATAAACTCGGCAAAAGCGGCTGTTCGCTGCACATTTATAGATCACCTGCCGATGGCTGGGCAATGGTGCGAGCAAAGTGATTATATAATGGCTTTTGCTAATCTACGTTTAGGTAAACGCTACCAATATGAGCAACTTAATAAACCACAACAAGGATTACACATCTTTACCGGTTTTGGTGCACGCGCTTTATGCAGCGCACCGCTAAGTGCAGACCACCTCGTAAGTTGTTTAAATAACGAACCCCGCCCATTAAGCGAACGTGTAAGCCAAGCTATTCATCCTGCACGATTTATCGTCAGAGATTTAATTCGTAATAAAATTTAAATGAGTTATGCACATTAAAACAATAGATCTAATGTGCATATAAATTAAAAACATAAATTATTTTGAACTAGACAACCTTTCAACTAATTCAACACGGCGATTTAGTTCACGACCTAAATCATTTTTATTAGTTGCAACGGGTGAATAAGGACCCGCTCCTTGAGCTAATAACCTTACTTTAGCTACCCCATAATCAGCAATTAATGCGTTAACAACCGCATCAGCACGGCGCTTTGAAAGCTTTAAATTATAATCAGGCGAGCCTTTATCATCGGTATGACCAACAACATATAAACTCAATTTTTTATTTTTTTCCATAACTTGAGCAATAACATCTAACGCCTCTTTAGATTCAGCTTTAATAGTGGCTTTATCATAATCAAATAAAACACCGTAAATAGACGCTTTTCCTTTTTGCTCTAACTGCTCAAGAACTTTATCACTATTCGTTTTTATTAGGCCTGTCACTAAGGGCTCTGTACGAGCAACAACAAGCTGAATACGAGAATCGCCATTATAATTACCTATAAAAAAGGCAACGTAGGTAGTTTGCTCGTTTACAGTATTTTTCATAACTTGATATCTAGGTTCGCGAAAGTAGTTATAAACAGATTTAATCGCCAACTTATCACCTAATGCTTGAATCTCTTTTCTTTTTGTACCGCATTCATTTTTTTGACAAGAAAATACGGTTTCAAAACCTTCTTTAGTCAAAGCACTCACATAGTTATGATAAATTTTTAACGTCGATACTTTATTCGCAATATAAGTAATTCGCGTTAAATCTCCTGTAACATCAAGCATAGGTGAAGTACTCGTTTTTTTATCAGACTTGCCAATTGGGATACTAAACTCCTCATAATCAACATTTTGATAATCCTCGATATAGCTACCAGGGTAACGACTTAATAAAGGATGATCTGCAGAACCTTTAAGATCTTCATGTGTAGGTTTTTTTATTTTATTACTAACTTTTTTCTTGAATGCTTCAAAATCAGCTTTTATCAGCCCAGTTTCAATTTCTTTAATATTAACTGTCGTCAAAAGTGCTTGTGTCATATTTTTATATTGTCCAACAAATAACGAAATGGCAGCTTCAGGAAGATCTCCTTTTGTTGCATAAATATAATGTGGTTGCCCGTAATAACTAGAAACGTTGAAATAGCTCGACTCTTCAGCCAGCAATTTATCCTCTCGCTTTTCATAACAATCGTTTAAAGAACATGTATACAAAACTTTAAATCCAGCATCATTTAAAGCGTTTTTGTAGTTTTCCATTACCTTTAAAGAAGCAACATTCTTTATTTGATAAGAAAAATGACTTACATCTCCAACAAATGTCTTATATTCAAATTGCTGAGATTTTTTTAGCGCAGGGTTAAAGGCTGATACAAACTGTGTTTCTTCGCCCGCTAAAGTGACTTTCTTTCCTAATTTCGCATCGGGGTAAGCCGTTAATAATGGCTTTGCTTGCAGGTTAAACGCGCAGCACAGGTAGGTAGTACAAATTAAAAGTACTTTGATAATATTATTTTTCATAGAAATTCCTTTTAAAGTATTAGATTACATTAGCACTATGCCTAATGAGTAAACTTAATTCAATGTTCCTTATTTGTATAACTTTATTAGCCTTCTAGGTATTCAGGAGAATAGAGGGATAAAAGTTTTTTAATTAGTCACTTAGCCGAAAGCATCAAATAACGACAACGTCTATTAAGCAAGTACGCAAGCTAAGCATTCTCATTGGATACCTCCCTTTACGCGATGAAATACAAAATAAAAATTAAATGACATAAATTTTTATTTCAGTAAAGTAGGCATTAATAAAAGGAAATTATTACACAAAGGACTCTCATGGAA of Pseudoalteromonas arctica A 37-1-2 contains these proteins:
- a CDS encoding BatD family protein; the protein is MVMRLFCCLLLLSAMPSWAATKLEASVDKNPVLAGEFFMLNISVDDTVKGEQPDTSSLLKDFVVGPTSLSSRTNIINGSINKQTTWSVKLMTRAEGDYTIPAFSVAGLTSQPIKLKVAKRSVDADKNNEIFLKTSLSSNSLFVQEAGVYTIKLYLAKELLDGSLSTPNMEDAQLTQLGKQTESYELVDGKRYLVITREYLIQPQKSGAYTIAGPAFQGRVQQNYRQLEVSALGDDQQVEIKPIPSDYKGAWLPSELVSLDEEWQPNDNTVEVGTPITRTITLTALGVTKEQLPEISMPTIDGIRSYPDKKENNNAVRDGRVVSQQTASYALLPQKPGTYTLPEIQLPWFNTKMNRISVATLPKRTITVTPSSTAPNTAVANPQSNPNNLPAIENISNEATGTQRIETKSDTPLWLIVVAALGYILWIGTVIFYLMTRSTKNTTEKLQPNNRDISQPSLNELKTLAKTNDVKAFYTALNSFSVKVTHKNVGAIDELCYRVKSSELNGLISQLQAQLYSNKGANTDLNAIIKILENYQTQASKSQQAVLKDLYD
- a CDS encoding sigma-70 family RNA polymerase sigma factor, whose protein sequence is MLGKKKSNNQVLIDMAEKQKRYEALVHVYNKELYRFAYWLCRDPHIADDLVQETFLRAWRSLDSLLDQKAAKPWLLTILRRENARRFERKQFDYSDVENDTLVDETSHSLDDEMEQTVIQRQIALLSDEYREPLLLQVVMGCSGEEIAGILNLNKNTVMTRLYRARNQLKEALSRDDEQLKGASK
- a CDS encoding DUF3379 family protein; the encoded protein is MDELEFRRRTIAQPNDIDKELMEFANNNPERQSFINDMKDFDKFIQDSLDIPVPENLADRILLNTSLKEKALQEEQATGKNVVDARSRFKLDRVHLALAASFVVAISAFFFSTEQNIAHEAGEHALAHVYYEISALDKKEPISLQSVNDKLAVLGGHLDELPGDVTYAMFCDFKGEKGLHLIFESDFGPMTVFIVPSENKSFGFGDDNFKDERFEGHINRGSQADTILVASVGAPLNTYNERVTGAIRWL
- a CDS encoding Tim44 domain-containing protein is translated as MKNIIVIFSLLALLCTASFDAHARKKFGSSKRGQTPATQQTAQKQKADTTTPTAAPKATSNKKGIMAGVLGGLLAGGLIAAMLGDDFEGFQLLEMILLAGGLFILFKLVTGFLRANRVPQLANASAGTSAQQNAFKQAPIEQPMSTGFANSAPQGEIVPFNLPPNFDVNGFLQGARSHYHTLQTAWNNADYTTMAEYLSPALVAEFKAEREAIQSVETEVMFIDAELVRADTNAQSWQASVRFKGKYRDLGDKKEQHILEIWHLERLISDDAPWLIVGVEDLIDTQ
- the ggt gene encoding gamma-glutamyltransferase, translating into MGLFFSPRKLIVKSVLVLQFTTFSVLAQPLAQSAVAMPDSFSADAAKSILEQGGNAVDAAITAQFVLAVTLPEAGNIGGGGFMLIQKDGKGDFIDYRETAPTAAHRDMYLDEQGNVIANKSIYGIHASGVPGSVAGMWLAHQKHGTLKWETLVQPAVTLAEQGFVVPPKLAKGVSHYIAHLKEQKINVNFEKYFADVKANKIFKQPELAATLKRIRDNGQDGFYKGETANIIAKFMHQHGGIINQDDLKNYTAKSRTPIKASWNGYEVLTSPPPSSGGIAILQWLKMYELQKPDAGLAHNSTQYVHLLSEIGKRVFADRAEYLGDPDFFDVPVNALTNINYLKERSNGISLTAISTTENIKPGLKESEQTTHFSIVDKMGNAVANTTTINLGFGSGVVVEGAGFILNDEMDDFSAKPGVMNVFGAIGGKANEIQPHKRMLSSMTPTILLKDNTVKMVIGSPGGTTIISSVYESILNAVEFDMSAEQVVNSPRFHHQLWPKNIIRTHIGLTDSVKAELTKMGYTIDERHFGDLHVIINKEGQLDAASEASGRGKSIVF
- a CDS encoding GNAT family N-acetyltransferase; protein product: MKMNAPVTKRLNFKLMSEHDWPQLFELDQDPAVMQYLTRGVPTSLEQIKNEGVPRMLAYRNELKGWGLWSITIKQTNIFIGWVLIRPMDFFSDAPNYSDIEIGWRFKQASWGHGYATEAALALCDELIKQDDVKAISATALKDNTASITIMKKLGLQFIKNYTHTDEQGDLPAVLYSKNV
- the fabB gene encoding beta-ketoacyl-ACP synthase I; the encoded protein is MRRAVITGIGVVSSIGNNKEEVLESLKTGKSGIAFNQEFADYKLRSNVSGKIDIDVKAHVDRKAMRFMGDAAAYSYISMTQAIEDSGLSDDQVSNERTGIIVGSGGGSSKWQVEAADILREKGVKRVGPYMVPRTMASTTSACLATPFKIKGVNYSISSACATSAHCIGNAVEQIQLGKQDVVFAGGGEELHWTLAMEFDAMGALSTKYNETPEKASRTYDANRDGFVISGGGGIVVVEELEHALARGAHIYAEIVGYGATSDGYDMVAPSGEGAARCMRQAMQDVDSIDYLNTHGTSTPVGDVKELGAIQEVFGGKSPMISATKAMTGHALGAAGVHEAIFSLLMLEHSFVAPSINIDELDEQAAGLDIITERRDVELNTVMSNSFGFGGTNATLVMSKYKG
- the mnmC gene encoding bifunctional tRNA (5-methylaminomethyl-2-thiouridine)(34)-methyltransferase MnmD/FAD-dependent 5-carboxymethylaminomethyl-2-thiouridine(34) oxidoreductase MnmC, with product MIKNAHSHINNLGTPLTNDSGDIYFSNDDGLAQSHYVYYEQNNIDVRLQNHDQSHFVIAETGFGTGLNFLNTWQRFKDHLERMQVQNECEKSVKRLHYISFEKNPLTLTDLKQALTAWPTLSYFSEQLTVNYPINLEGCHRLEFNNGNVVLDLYFGDALESIQAMSYPQTGIVDAWYLNGPEPSKNPDMWQQSLFNSMADITRANATLSTFTAADFVQRGLIEAGFSTKKAKNFNQKEDMLTGQLKHVNNAQSTPAYFNQDSSTLKNVAVIGGGIASSCILYSLAKRGITSQLFCQDEKPAMGASHNVQGAIYPHLQAKNSPHSELFAHSFLYAKRLYNQLLKNGFSFDYDWCGVLQHAVKKPLADKHENLAQKQLWPTQLMRNVTAEQGDEIAGVTTGYSGVFFEQGGWVNPPQLVNAMLSAANSISPFKSLFNCNIKQLKKTDSGWFLLTNDEQLGPFSDVIICAGEHSDAFEQTKALPIVGVRGQVSHIEASEQSRKLKTVLCHKGYFTPAYLDHHCMGATFEKNTKSRQVTALDNQLNQEQLLSFYQQSEFASTLGNINSAKAAVRCTFIDHLPMAGQWCEQSDYIMAFANLRLGKRYQYEQLNKPQQGLHIFTGFGARALCSAPLSADHLVSCLNNEPRPLSERVSQAIHPARFIVRDLIRNKI